Proteins found in one Oryza glaberrima chromosome 4, OglaRS2, whole genome shotgun sequence genomic segment:
- the LOC127770641 gene encoding shikimate kinase 3, chloroplastic → MDAGVGLRAKPGAWAGLGNPRRSSTARVPVRFEVEKFAQPLVLGSDRRSCGAKLKVSCSRKPAGIDKTYYSADEALVLKQKAEDVVPYLNDRCIYLVGMMGSGKTTVGKILAEVLGYSFFDSDKLVEKAVGISSVAEIFQLHSEAFFRDNESEVLRDLSSMHRLVVATGGGAVIRPINWSYMKKGSTIWLDVPLDALARRIAAVGTASRPLLHQESGDPYAKAYAKLTALFEQRMDSYANADARVSLEHIAVKQGHSNVTTLTPSAIAIEALLKMESFLTEKAMIRN, encoded by the exons ATGGACGCCGGGGTGGGTCTCCGGGCGAAGCCCGGCGCCTGGGCCGGACTCGGAAACCCACGCCGCTCTTCCACGGCGAGGGTTCCGGTGAGGTTCGAGGTGGAGAAGTTCGCTCAGCCGTTGGTTTTGGGCTCTGATCGCCGGAGCTGCGGTGCCAAACTGAAGGTTTCGTGTTCCAGGAAACCGGCAG GTATTGACAAAACCTATTACTCTGCTGATGAAGCTCTTGTTCTAAAG CAAAAAGCAGAGGACGTGGTCCCTTATTTGAATGACCGGTGTATTTACTTAGTTG GAATGATGGGTTCTGGCAAAACTACAGTTGGGAAGATATTAGCTGAAGTATTAGGCTATTCTTTCTTTGACAG CGATAAGTTGGTTGAGAAGGCAGTTGGCATATCATCTGTTGCTGAAATCTTTCAGCTCCATAGTGAAGCATTCTTCAGAGATAATGAG AGTGAGGTACTAAGGGATTTGTCGTCGATGCATCGATTAGTTGTTGCAACCGGAGGCGGTGCGGTGATCCGACCAATCAATTG GAGTTACATGAAGAAAGGGTCAACAATCTGGTTAGATGTTCCATTGGATGCACTTGCAAGACGAATTGCTGCGGTAGGAACTGCTTCTCGGCCCCTCTTGCATCAAGAATCTGGTGATCCTTATGCAAAG GCTTATGCAAAACTGACTGCACTTTTTGAACAAAGAATGGACTCATATGCTAATGCTGATGCCAGGGTTTCACTCGAAC ATATTGCAGTGAAACAAGGACATAGTAATGTGACGACACTTACACCAAGTGCCATTGCTATTGAG GCATTGCTAAAGATGGAGAGCTTTCTTACTGAGAAGGCAATGATCAGAAACTAA
- the LOC127771050 gene encoding beta-D-xylosidase 4-like — MAMAARGVLAMVVAVAVVWCNNVARAQTPVFACDASNATVSGYGFCDRTKSSAARAADLLGRLTLAEKVGFLVNKQAALPRLGIPAYEWWSEALHGVSYVGPGTRFSTLVPGATSFPQPILTAASFNASLFRAIGEVVSTEARAMHNVGLAGLTFWSPNINIFRDPRWGRGQETPGEDPLLASKYAVGYVTGLQDAGGGGDALKVAACCKHYTAYDVDNWKGVERYTFDAVVSQQDLDDTFQPPFKSCVIDGNVASVMCSYNKVNGKPTCADKDLLSGVIRGDWKLNGYIVSDCDSVDVLYNNQHYTKNPEDAAAITIKSGLDLNCGNFLAQHTVAAVQAGKLSESDVDRAITNNFIVLMRLGFFDGDPRKLPFGSLGPKDVCTSSNQELAREAARQGIVLLKNTGALPLSAKSIKSMAVIGPNANASFTMIGNYEGTPCKYTTPLQGLGANVATVYQPGCTNVGCSGNSLQLSAATQAAASADVTVLVVGADQSVERESLDRTSLLLPGQQPQLVSAVANASRGPVILVVMSGGPFDISFAKSSDKISAILWVGYPGEAGGAALADILFGYYNPGGRLPVTWYPASFADKVSMTDMRMRPDSSTGYPGRTYRFYTGDTVYAFGDGLSYTKFAHSLVSAPEQVAVQLAEGHACHTEHCLSVEAAGEHCGSLSFEVHLRVRNAGGMAGGHTVFLFSSPPSVHSAPAKHLLGFEKVSLEPGQAGVVAFKVDVCKDLSVVDELGNRKVALGSHTLHVGDLKHTLNLRV, encoded by the exons atggccatggcggcgaggggagtgttggccatggtggtggcggtggcggtggtgtggTGCAATAATGTGGCGAGGGCGCAGACGCCGGTGTTCGCGTGCGACGCGTCGAACGCGACGGTGTCCGGGTACGGGTTCTGCGACCGGACGAAGagcagcgcggcgcgggcggcggaccTGCTGGGGAGGCTGACGCTGGCGGAGAAGGTGGGGTTCCTGGTGAACAAGCAGGCGGCGCTGCCGCGGCTGGGGATCCCGGCGTACGAGTGGTGGTCGGAGGCGCTGCACGGCGTCTCCTACGTCGGCCCCGGCACCCGGTTCTCGACGCTCGTCCCGGGCGCCACCAGCTTCCCGCAGCCCatcctcaccgccgcctccttcaacGCCTCCCTCTTCCGCGCCATTGGCGAG GTGGTGTCGACGGAGGCGAGGGCGATGCACAACGTCGGGCTGGCCGGGCTCACGTTCTGGAGCCCCAACATCAACATCTTCCGCGACCCGCGGTGGGGACGCGGCCAGGAGACGCCCGGCGAGGACCCGCTGCTCGCCAGCAAGTACGCCGTCGGCTACGTCACCGGTCTccaggacgccggcggcggcggcgacgcgctcAAGGTCGCCGCCTGCTGCAAGCACTACACCGCATACGACGTCGACAACTGGAAGGGCGTCGAGCGCTACACCTTCGACGCCGTG GTGTCCCAGCAGGATCTGGACGACACGTTCCAGCCCCCGTTCAAGAGCTGCGTGATCGACGGCAATGTGGCCAGTGTTATGTGCTCCTACAACAAGGTCAATGGGAAGCCTACCTGTGCAGACAAGGACCTCTTGTCAGGAGTCATCAGAGGGGACTGGAAGCTGAACGG ATACATTGTGTCGGATTGCGATTCGGTTGACGTACTGTACAATAACCAACACTACACCAAGAACCCTGAAGACGCAGCTGCCATCACAATCAAATCAG GTTTGGACCTGAACTGCGGCAACTTCCTGGCGCAGCACACCGTGGCGGCGGTGCAGGCCGGGAAGCTGTCGGAGTCCGACGTCGACCGGGCCATCACCAACAACTTCATCGTGCTCATGCGACTCGGCTTCTTCGACGGCGACCCGAGGAAGCTCCCCTTCGGCAGCCTCGGCCCCAAGGACGTGTGCACGTCGTCGAACCAGGAGCTGGCCCGCGAGGCCGCGCGCCAGGGCATCGTCCTCCTCAAGAACACCGGCGCGCTGCCGCTCTCCGCCAAGTCCATCAAGTCCATGGCCGTCATTGGCCCCAACGCCAATGCCAGCTTCACCATGATCGGCAACTACGAAG GTACGCCGTGCAAGTACACGACGCCGCTCCAGGGCCTCGGCGCCAACGTCGCCACCGTGTACCAGCCGGGATGCACCAACGTCGGGTGCAGCGGGAACAGCCTCCAGCTCAGCGCCGCCACGCAGGCCGCGGCGAGCGCTGACGTGACCGTGCTGGTGGTCGGCGCCGACCAGTCCGTGGAGCGCGAGAGCCTGGACAGGACGAGCCTCCTCCTGCCAGGACAGCAGCCGCAGCTCGTCTCGGCTGTCGCCAACGCCTCCAGGGGCCCCGTCATCCTCGTCGTCATGTCCGGCGGGCCGTTCGACATCTCCTTCGCCAAGTCCAGCGACAAGATCTCCGCCATTCTTTGGGTCGGCTACCCCGGCGAAGCCGgtggcgccgccctcgccgacaTCCTCTTCGGATACTACAATCCTG GTGGAAGGTTGCCGGTGACGTGGTACCCGGCGTCGTTCGCCGACAAGGTCTCGATGACCGACATGCGCATGCGGCCGGACTCGTCGACCGGCTACCCCGGCCGGACATACCGGTTCTACACCGGCGACACGGTGTACGCCTTCGGCGACGGCCTGAGCTACACCAAATTCGCGCACAGCCTCGTGTCGGCGCCGGAGCAGGTGGCCGTGCAGCTGGCCGAGGGCCACGCCTGCCACACCGAGCACTGCCTCTCGGtggaggccgccggcgagcactGCGGGAGCCTGTCCTTCGAAGTCCACCTCCGCGTGCGGAACGCCGGCGGGATGGCCGGCGGGCACACCGTGTTCCTcttctcgtcgccgccgtcggtgcaCAGCGCGCCGGCGAAGCACCTGCTCGGGTTCGAGAAGGTGTCGCTGGAGCCCGGCCAGGCCGGCGTGGTGGCGTTCAAGGTGGACGTGTGCAAGGACCTGAGCGTCGTCGACGAGCTCGGCAACCGGAAGGTGGCGCTGGGCAGCCACACGCTGCACGTCGGCGACCTCAAGCACACGCTCAACCTGAGGGTTTAA
- the LOC127771052 gene encoding uncharacterized protein LOC127771052 — MGEEVHLGLPGPWAEDYREKADHYTTKIGGVPDWPTEDMGIKPHLLQCSLCGTKLCLVAQVHAPVAKFNIENRTIYVLVCPKPKCGTNPQSWKVLRVQKCHTSAQTDGKVDETDQINGNVCSSEPSSSSLLNKSHEVSDDDFDLDALANALEEAATLASNSKKQNKPKRSNAPIKCPVGKQKVDDPSLPVLPCFYIYYGKEQFRDKGSVGSNSSKSVLAKEIADVANDEEEKWEGENYEYDRAIGADRTFLKFKKRLDAYPQQCFRYSYGGKPLLAATNLQDSGTCQLCGSPRQYELQLMSPLSYFLHEAGDGSSDYAPDGWTWLTLIIYTCSKSCCPSSCVGKPGSCCWGVAEEEIMIQED; from the exons atgggggaggaggTGCATCTGGGCTTGCCGGGGCCCTGGGCGGAGGACTACCGGGAGAAGGCCGATCACTACACCACCAAGATCGGTGGAGTCCCC GACTGGCCAACCGAGGATATGGGCATTAAACCTCACTTGCTCCAATGCAGTTTATGTGGAACCAAGTTGTGCCTTGTTGCTCAG GTTCATGCTCCTGTGGCAAAGTTCAACATTGAGAACAGGACTATCTATGTGCTTGTTTGTCCGAAGCCAAAATGTGGGACGAACCCGCAAAG TTGGAAGGTCCTAAGAGTCCAAAAGTGCCACACCAGTGCACAAACAGATGGCAAGGTTGACGAAACAGATCAAATAAACGGAAATGTTTGCTCAAGTGAGCCTTCTTCTTCAAGTTTACTGAACAAGAGCCATGAGGTCAGTGATGATGATTTCGATCTAGATGCCTTAGCCAATGCACTTGAGGAAGCAGCGACTTTAGCATCTAACTCAAAGAAGCAAAACAAACCAAAGCGTAGTAATGCCCCTATAAAATGCCCTGTAGGAAAGCAGAAAGTGGATGATCCAAGCTTACCAG TTCTTCCTTGCTTCTACATCTATTATGGTAAGGAGCAATTTAGAGACAAAGGCAGTGTAGGTTCAAATAGCAGCAAGTCAGTTTTAGCGAAAGAAATTGCAGATGTAGCAAATGACGAAGAAGAGAAATGGGAAGGTGAAAACTATGAATATGACAGAGCTATTGGTGCTGACAGAACGTTCTTAAAATTCAAGAAACGGTTGGATGCATATCCGCAGCAATGCTTTAG GTATTCTTATGGTGGTAAGCCACTGTTGGCTGCAACAAACCTTCAAGATTCTGGCACATGCCAGCTTTGTGGTTCACCACGCCAATATGAGCTACAATTGATGTCTCCATTGTCATATTTCCTCCATGAAGCTGGTGATGGTTCCTCAGATTATGCACCTGATGGCTGGACCTGGCTGACTCTTATCATATACACCTGCTCAAAG AGCTGCTGCCCATCCTCCTGTGTTGGAAAGCCAGGCAGCTGCTGCTGGGGAGTAGCAGAGGAGGAGATAATGATTCAGGAGGATTAA